The sequence below is a genomic window from Nicotiana tomentosiformis chromosome 6, ASM39032v3, whole genome shotgun sequence.
tgtgtgtgtatatatatctATATGCACCAAGTCAAGTTCGAAATTTCTATTGCTTCGGACGTGTTAACGTTTTCAATAAGGAAAAGTTGCTGTATAAAATTATCCAACTCTACAAAAAGTGCAAATCATTCTCCGCGTTTTCTTTTTGTATTCAGTGACTTCCATTTCATATACTGATATACTGCTTCAACCTTTGAAAAAGACTCAGTTCATACTAAGAGAAGTCAAAAGTCACGTTCTTTTTAATGTTTAAAGAAAAGATGAACTCCCTTAGATCATGGAGAAGCGTTGGATTCACAACAAAGCTTCGTTGCGTATGAAATTTAATATGATtaagaaaaaagataaagaaaCAAGGTTGCAACAAAATCCAGGGTAAGGTTCAAATCTACAAAATCTTCCATTTGCGCTCCACAGCATTCGCGACCATGGATATGCAGTACGCAGCACTCAATGGATAATCGGAAACTGCAAGATACATTAGATGATTCGACAAGGCTTAGCCCCATAAAAATGCAATAATTTACCGTAATGATAGTTTTCCTTTAGAGAAAACAGCATGGACATAGTTTAGCAGTTACATaacaactgttacgcggcgccttcctgaagttccttggaagggcgacgtaaggctaagcaaccgatgtcagtacggttgctgtccgccaactgaggtcccctccgtacgctagactagattgtcagtgccgtacggaaaaaccaatgtcatgagcaattgaaagagagcagaaaagagaattgagaatgaaagaaaacttgattgcattgaatgaaagctattacagaaaacaagacggtgtcggggggagagacaccagtacagagaattgtttgcttgcttgaaagttttgattgcttggtcccccttaataatgcttaaaaaaaataaaccaaagttacatgactagatctatgaaagctggaaaatcacacttaaagaaaatgcagcaaaactactctatatttacaatgaaaaggacttagtcttctacaaagcagcaacaagtccgttggcagcaactttgtctttagcatcagggtctgcgcgcgcggcattgtctacgcgcgcggcgctgttggcatctgcctgtgacTGGGCGCTGGCGAttgctatcggtggggcgacagaggcacatgcgcgcttgttacttggagctgccgagaccacggggccgaccgtggcgacgggcgttgggaggctggccaggacgtcacggggcgcgtccaaggggtcatggggcatggttggaaaggcGCCCATGACACAACATATGCATGCATTCTTGACCTCTTAAAGAAGCTAAGGTCGGATTTACAGAGGATAGAAAAAAAGGTGACTAGGTTCTAACTCGTAAGACTTTCATATTTGACATCGGGGTTAGAAGCATCAAGTATGTTAAGGTGCAGTTTGGAACCCCTATTGCTTCCACATTGACAAGCGGATACTGAAACAAACAACTCATAGGGAGAAAACATTTCTCTCTCGCCGTGTTTTAACATTCTAACCAATATCTACAGCAGCGATAACCCATTTGATTTTTATTTGCCAAAGTCATAAGTGGCTCTTGATTAGTACTTCTAACATTCAGGAGATCAATAACATTCTAGTGTCACAAATTGAACATACAAAGACACAAGCAACAGATGTTCGCATTGCTAAGCATTAAAGACTAGCTAACCATGCATAACAAAGACGGGCAGAAATATCAAACTATAGCACTCTAATTAGTattgatgaaaaataaaaaagaaaagaggaaCAATTAGCTTACCTGATATATAATCTTCGACATAATCCTTTTCAATTTTTCCATGGTCCATTGCCCCAACCTGTAGATGTCAGATACCAACTTATCCAGTAAACTACAAATTCCCACAAAATCAAACTTCTATGGAAAATTACACCAGAACATACCACAAAAACAAGGTTCATGTCATTGTTAATTCCATTAATGTAGTCTTGAATATCCACCAGTTTCTCAGAACTATGAGAGAAGCCTGAAGCACAAGAGGAGAAGTGGAAGAATTAATCAATTTTCAAGGACATTCTATTACAGAAGGGAGGAACTACAACAGAAACTTATTCACCTATCTTCCGACAGTCAATGTGTAGGTACTGAGAGACAGGGTTTTTTATAACACGTAACAGTTTCTCTCGCTTACCAACAGCAGTTATGCTCAGCTTTTGTAGCAGCTGCACTGAATTTGAACCAACATCAGATAACAGCAGAATTTGCATGAAAAGAGAAGGGGAAGAAACATTTCTCAAGGTAATTTAACTTACACATGATACCAGCGAATCGCTTAAATGTCCCGGGGATACGAACATGAGGTTTTACTTCAAATAGGACACCTTTTTCAGTCTTCACATACAACGCTTTTAATCGTCCAGCTTTATTTACTCGGCTATCTAATATTGTAAGCATTGCCTGAGGGAGGAAAAAAAAGATATCATAGAAACATTCTAGAAAAAGACATATGAGTATTTTAACTAATTACATAGCCTCGTAAAGCAATCATGAAACTTACTGCAATAAAAAATTGCAAATAAAGTTAGTGAATACCAATTCCTTTCTTTCACTTGCTGTGCAAGGAATTACAACTTATTTTGCTAATTTACCAGACTGAATATGGAAGGACACAGttaatatcaacaacaacaacgacccactGAAATCCCTCTAGTGAGATCTGGGGAGGTTAGtatgtacgcagactttacccttACCCCGAggggtagagagattgtttccgaaaGAACCTCgtctcaagaagacgaaaagaggcAATACGCCAGTACCATCAATAAAAACCATGAAACAAATAACCTAAATTGCACGGACTCTTCGATTTTGGTGCCGTTCCCGTCCGGATACGGGACGGATACAGATACGGGGACGGGATACGTCCCGGATACGGTCGACTGACTTCGGACACTTTTTTTTGGTTAATCTTTTATTTTGTCAATTCTCATAAATCTAATGGACATAGTTTGTATATTTGATTAAAATCAAAAGTGCTCACTTTTGACAAACTTAGAGCCTTAGAGGATTAAGATAGCAAGGAGCACAAGGCATCTCGCATTGACATAGCGTCCGGAAAAAAGATCACACTCAAAGGATCAAAGTTacaaaaaattattcaaattttttAACAAAGCTGTTTTTGCTTTGTGCCAGCAATCTTATTTTTGCCCATGGTAACAATGCATTTTAACATTTGGTTACTGCCTGCATTATCTAATTCAAGCTTTTTAAAAAGTTGAACAAGGAAAAGATATGGAAGCCGAAAGAACATCCAAAATAAAGGTACTGTCAAAGGGGCCCAATTAATGGCTCAAGTAGGCGAAGTGTGATCTGATTTGACCCAAGCCCAAATGATTCAACCCAAATTCTCACACAGCTCCATTATACTTGATCAGCATAGAAGAAAAGCAGCAGAGGAGAAGAGAAAATGGGGAGGAAGAAGGGAGTCCAGTTCGATGAAGGAGCTCCGGATGACTTCGACCCGAATAATCCTTATAAGGACCCGGTGGCTTTCTTCGAGATGAGGGAGCATTTAGAGAGGGAAAATGGGTCGACATTGAAAAGGCGAAGATACTCCGTGAAAAGCTGCGTTGGTGTTACCGTATAGAGGGTTAGAACACTATTTCCTTCTGCCTGAGTCTTGGTGTGCCCGAACACCACcgtcattaaaaaaaaaaaaaactttaatgATTAAAAAGACTAATTATTTACCAGTATTTAGGTACAGCTGATTGATTGTGAATGTTGTTTTATTTACTGCAATTGCAGGTCCAAAGGTTGAAGCTTTGGGATTGGAATGATCATTTTCTTTGGTCCAATTTCTCAGGTACTTTTCTCTCCTCATTCCGTTTTTACTGGATTGGAACTGTCTTCTTGTGTCTCTGATTCGATGATACATTTGTTTTGGTTGTGGGGTGGGAGGGGGGTGGGGCCGGAGTTAGTGAGATACCCAAAGTTATTATTCTGCTTTGTTGTGTTTTGTAAATCATACATAATGCTTGAAAATGTGAGGTTTTTGAATTTTCCGAAATGTTGTAATGGACCTGAATTGAGCAGAATGAGGGAAAGAGGatttatataaaatattaaaactaaTTGGGGATTGAGGCGAAGTTGGTTGAGTTACAGAATTCTGGATAACCTCTTTACCTCTCTTAATCTTCCTCTTCATTATCCAGCTACTAGATTGCAGTCTCTTTTATAGCTCTTCCATCTATTAAAACCCTAACGTTTTCTTAACGTCTTTCATACATTTTTCTGAAAATTTCAAGCCAAATCATATTTGAACCTAAATCATTCATATTATTTTGATAATATGCCCGTATGAGTTTTtgcgcacctcgactaatccACCGAGAAGCCGCTACTTTCTACTATCGTAGGTACTAGGTAACTCTAATCATCAAGATGGCCTACAAGTCTTAGGCAAATGAAGGATTCACCTATTGTGTTGCCTATGATTGAACCTTTGTGGCTACTTGAGATTTCGCAGTGTTAATATTGTgaactacttttttttttttgggggaggGGTGGGGGGGTGGGGGTTGTTTTAACATCCATGTGTTGTAGTGCAATACTAGTTTTAGTTTACTGCTTCAATGACTCAACACATTTAACTATATCTACTGAAAATTAAAAATGATGTCAGCTACATCACACAAAAAGGTTCACTGATTTGGCCTTCAAAGTTTCACTTCAATCCCCCTTCTGTTGCTAATGTTCCTTCTAAATGCATCAAAATCTTTTCATGCACATTGGTATCTTACACTCCAAAGTTTAACCACGTTGCATGAGT
It includes:
- the LOC104100250 gene encoding ribosomal RNA small subunit methyltransferase NEP1-like, with translation MRFFWYIHFFLNGGKRICGNEPRDSVKVVWEGSEPESCYNSHPYFLRAMLTILDSRVNKAGRLKALYVKTEKGVLFEVKPHVRIPGTFKRFAGIMLQLLQKLSITAVGKREKLLRVIKNPVSQYLHIDCRKIGFSHSSEKLVDIQDYINGINNDMNLVFVVGAMDHGKIEKDYVEDYISVSDYPLSAAYCISMVANAVERKWKIL